One Thermoplasma volcanium GSS1 genomic window carries:
- the speD gene encoding adenosylmethionine decarboxylase, which produces MKVGVGIHIIADFYGVDSKLISTTERMYPIIEGAVKYGRLTKISSDYYQFRPQGASGVVLLAESHLSFHTWPEYGLVTLDIYTCGDPKTADDAFEYLTRELKPTSVTTRKIVRGDLVGEEGLNEMQVEIH; this is translated from the coding sequence ATGAAAGTGGGAGTAGGAATTCATATCATTGCGGACTTTTACGGAGTGGATTCAAAACTGATATCTACTACAGAACGCATGTATCCTATCATAGAGGGCGCTGTAAAGTACGGCCGCCTTACTAAAATATCATCTGACTATTACCAATTTCGGCCACAGGGCGCAAGCGGTGTCGTTTTACTTGCTGAATCGCACCTTTCCTTTCATACATGGCCGGAGTACGGTTTAGTTACCTTAGACATATACACATGCGGAGACCCAAAGACTGCAGATGACGCATTTGAATATCTCACACGTGAATTGAAGCCGACCTCAGTTACGACAAGAAAGATAGTACGTGGAGACCTCGTGGGTGAAGAGGGTCTAAACGAAATGCAAGTCGAAATACATTAG
- a CDS encoding transcriptional regulator, translating into MLPKPDQMNQVIVLLNVYHGRRKPSEISKNMDITLQGVIYHLKNLRKSRYIDEENRITKEGFQFLYDQLSEMREFINENITDLDSVMVWEAIAGSRIEKGDDIFLRMNSGYLYAYHEGPGASGKAENDASEGDLVGVTQISGMIDVSIGVLDIVIIPDSLDETVISKLKGIIEDRKNSEIAAMGEGGFVAARKLGLNPSIEFGSLPASFEACVRGISVILLVSRRRFHYSLREIPELENRYNPVRAHIIDLT; encoded by the coding sequence ATGCTCCCAAAACCAGACCAAATGAACCAGGTAATTGTACTGTTGAACGTTTATCATGGAAGAAGAAAACCCTCCGAAATTTCTAAGAACATGGACATAACACTGCAGGGAGTTATATATCACTTAAAGAATCTAAGGAAAAGCAGGTATATCGATGAGGAGAATAGGATCACTAAGGAGGGGTTTCAATTCCTTTACGATCAGCTTTCTGAGATGCGTGAATTTATAAATGAAAACATAACAGATCTCGATAGCGTGATGGTATGGGAGGCTATTGCCGGTTCTAGAATAGAGAAGGGAGACGACATATTTTTAAGGATGAATAGTGGGTACCTCTACGCTTACCATGAGGGGCCGGGTGCATCAGGCAAGGCCGAAAACGATGCCTCTGAGGGTGATTTAGTAGGCGTCACCCAGATATCGGGCATGATAGATGTTAGCATAGGAGTTCTTGATATAGTTATTATACCTGATTCACTTGATGAAACTGTCATTTCCAAATTGAAGGGGATCATAGAGGATAGAAAGAACTCTGAAATAGCTGCAATGGGAGAGGGTGGTTTCGTAGCTGCAAGGAAATTAGGATTAAATCCAAGTATAGAATTCGGATCTTTGCCAGCATCGTTTGAAGCGTGTGTAAGAGGCATAAGTGTAATATTGTTAGTGTCACGCAGAAGATTTCATTATTCACTCAGAGAAATACCAGAACTTGAAAATAGGTATAATCCGGTTCGAGCGCATATAATAGACCTCACATAA
- a CDS encoding UbiA-like polyprenyltransferase, whose product MKFKDIVDYIKLEHTVFDLPFILSGYVIAAGTSIFPYKIILILIAAVTARSSAMSINRIEGLRYDLTNPRKKEWALVSGRMTVREAIALTILFIAVFEISAFLLNRLVFILSPIVIFLFVSDPILKRYTEWRHFYMGSAIGIGTLAGYLAVIPEFPSNLAIYFLFIASSLWIAGFDMIYVIPDIEYDQKNKLKTVMTKYGIKLGLLISDITHLAALIFFWLMLYYFRTIWYLAGLIIITILVIYQHIIVDPADPLSIRKSFFNANSFIGFIFLITVILSVASPLWV is encoded by the coding sequence ATGAAGTTCAAGGATATCGTAGATTACATTAAGCTGGAACACACAGTATTCGATCTTCCTTTTATATTATCCGGATACGTAATTGCCGCAGGCACATCGATATTCCCATACAAGATAATACTAATACTCATAGCCGCCGTAACTGCACGGTCATCCGCTATGTCCATAAACAGAATAGAGGGGTTGCGGTACGATTTAACAAATCCAAGAAAGAAGGAGTGGGCACTTGTATCTGGACGGATGACAGTGAGAGAAGCAATAGCGTTGACGATACTTTTCATAGCTGTTTTCGAAATATCGGCCTTTCTGCTGAATAGGCTTGTATTCATACTATCGCCCATAGTTATATTCCTGTTTGTATCGGATCCAATCTTAAAGCGCTATACGGAATGGAGGCATTTTTATATGGGATCTGCTATAGGCATTGGAACCCTAGCTGGATATCTTGCAGTTATACCTGAATTCCCATCCAATCTGGCGATTTACTTTCTTTTTATAGCCTCCTCTTTATGGATCGCTGGCTTCGATATGATTTACGTTATACCTGACATTGAGTACGATCAGAAAAACAAGCTGAAAACTGTTATGACAAAATACGGAATCAAGCTTGGACTTTTAATTTCAGACATTACGCATTTAGCTGCACTAATATTCTTTTGGCTGATGCTTTACTACTTTCGAACGATATGGTATCTGGCCGGACTAATAATTATAACAATATTAGTGATATATCAGCATATCATAGTTGATCCTGCGGATCCGCTAAGCATCAGGAAGTCCTTTTTCAATGCAAATTCGTTCATAGGCTTTATTTTCTTGATTACCGTTATTCTAAGTGTAGCGTCGCCATTATGGGTATGA
- a CDS encoding menaquinone biosynthesis decarboxylase yields the protein MTFEDLHEYLDYLAKKNDLVTITEEVDPNLDLTYILSEEERMGRGRTILFKNVKGSQVPAVGNLFSTNEKLKAVLGDDPYSIGVKIADIVKPPRDSESFIGKGLEMMRELSGLRPKVSNSIPSGYSELEKVDLYRYPICKTWPDDGGPFITLPLVITKDPSTGIRNMGMYRMQVYDSETTGMHWHIHKGGSENFLKEKEKGKAMDVAVVIGSDPLTIFSAVAPLPNGIDEFMFRGLISRKRSELVKGKTVDLEYPRNFEIVLEGYIDPSETRVEGPFGDHTGYYSLEEEFPVFHVKNIIERNDRIYPTTIVGKLWHEDVVLGKAVERMFLPLIQMVLPEVVDINTMEEAVFHNMVIVSIKKRYPGHAKKVMFALWGLGQLMFSKIIVVVDDDINIHNRKELIWAMTTRIDPDRDVIIIPGTVTDSLDHAAPLFNYGSKMGIDATKKDKSEGYTRRWPDVLEMPKDVVDKVRQIMKNNRLIQ from the coding sequence ATGACGTTTGAGGATCTCCACGAATATCTCGATTATCTTGCAAAGAAGAATGATCTAGTAACTATAACTGAGGAAGTTGACCCAAATCTCGATTTAACTTACATTCTTAGCGAAGAAGAGCGGATGGGAAGAGGCCGTACCATTTTATTCAAAAATGTGAAGGGGAGTCAAGTACCTGCAGTTGGAAATTTATTTTCAACTAACGAGAAGTTAAAGGCAGTACTTGGCGACGATCCGTATTCAATCGGCGTGAAGATCGCGGATATTGTAAAGCCTCCCAGAGATAGCGAATCGTTTATAGGGAAGGGCCTGGAAATGATGAGGGAATTGAGCGGCCTTAGGCCGAAAGTTTCCAACAGCATTCCCAGCGGCTATTCGGAACTTGAAAAAGTTGATCTGTACAGATACCCGATATGCAAGACCTGGCCTGATGATGGCGGCCCATTCATAACACTACCGTTGGTTATAACCAAAGACCCTAGCACTGGCATTAGGAATATGGGTATGTACAGAATGCAGGTATACGATAGTGAAACTACGGGGATGCATTGGCATATCCATAAAGGCGGATCTGAGAACTTCTTGAAGGAAAAGGAGAAAGGAAAGGCGATGGATGTAGCCGTGGTTATAGGAAGCGATCCGTTAACCATATTCTCAGCGGTTGCCCCACTGCCCAATGGCATAGACGAATTTATGTTTAGAGGGCTCATCTCAAGGAAAAGATCGGAGCTGGTGAAGGGAAAAACCGTTGACCTTGAGTATCCTAGGAATTTCGAGATTGTCCTTGAAGGCTATATAGATCCATCTGAGACAAGAGTGGAAGGGCCTTTCGGAGACCACACAGGTTATTATTCGTTGGAGGAAGAGTTTCCTGTATTCCATGTGAAGAATATAATTGAAAGAAACGATAGGATATATCCAACAACTATAGTCGGAAAGCTATGGCACGAAGATGTTGTGCTTGGAAAAGCCGTGGAAAGGATGTTTCTACCGCTGATTCAAATGGTGCTTCCTGAAGTCGTTGATATCAATACGATGGAAGAGGCAGTGTTTCACAACATGGTAATCGTTTCAATAAAGAAGAGGTATCCTGGACATGCAAAGAAGGTTATGTTTGCCCTATGGGGCCTTGGGCAACTGATGTTCTCTAAGATAATAGTAGTGGTGGATGATGACATAAACATCCATAACAGGAAGGAACTTATCTGGGCGATGACGACTAGGATAGACCCTGATCGTGATGTAATAATAATACCCGGAACCGTAACAGACAGCTTAGATCATGCAGCTCCGCTGTTTAATTATGGATCAAAGATGGGAATAGATGCAACAAAGAAGGACAAATCAGAAGGATACACGAGGAGATGGCCAGATGTGCTTGAAATGCCCAAAGATGTAGTTGATAAAGTAAGGCAGATAATGAAGAACAACAGGCTTATTCAGTGA
- a CDS encoding cobyrinate a,c-diamide synthase, which yields MKVPRVIIAGTNSGVGKTTTTLAVISALKNKGLKVKPYKVGPDYIDPQFHSLLAGATSDNLDLWMIPRERIFQLLADASTSFNISVIEGVMGLLDGFGSTDEGSTLDLARITGTPIILVIDGYGLSGSAAAIVKGFKDFSGDLLAGVIVTRVSGERHYDLIKKAIEDNTNVRVLGYIEKNDEVRLESRHLGLVQASELNSFSDYIERLSKVTHINVDGIIEIARASRDLDPKFSPLLSRVGYAKIAVAYDSAFDFYYEENFRVLRNLGAELVFFSPLNNEIPPEDTDGLYIGGGYPEVFAKKLAYAVDARENIAKLIKKGVPTLAECGGYMYLTRTIVGQDGIEYPGVGIVPAKTFLTDKLILGYREIVSKTSNMLLRHGETARGHEFHRSTIQFQDKVDHPFVLKYKDRFEEDGYYSNNVVASYVHIHFLSNIAIPKRFVEECIRYSKKREIS from the coding sequence ATGAAAGTACCCAGAGTTATAATTGCCGGTACAAACAGCGGTGTGGGAAAAACCACCACAACATTGGCAGTCATATCTGCCCTTAAGAATAAAGGGTTAAAAGTCAAACCATACAAAGTCGGCCCGGATTACATTGATCCACAGTTTCATTCATTATTAGCTGGAGCAACGAGCGATAATCTAGACCTGTGGATGATCCCGAGGGAAAGGATATTTCAGTTATTGGCAGACGCTTCCACAAGTTTTAATATTTCAGTTATTGAAGGTGTGATGGGATTACTGGATGGGTTTGGATCGACCGACGAAGGCAGTACCCTAGATCTAGCCAGAATTACCGGCACCCCAATTATCCTTGTAATTGACGGATATGGATTGTCAGGTTCAGCTGCTGCTATCGTAAAAGGTTTTAAAGACTTCTCAGGAGATCTTCTCGCCGGTGTCATAGTTACGAGGGTTTCTGGAGAACGGCATTACGATCTCATTAAGAAGGCCATTGAAGATAATACTAATGTTCGTGTGCTTGGTTATATTGAAAAAAACGATGAAGTAAGACTTGAAAGTCGACATCTTGGGCTAGTACAGGCAAGCGAGTTGAATTCTTTTTCAGACTATATAGAGAGGCTGAGCAAGGTTACTCACATTAACGTTGATGGAATAATCGAGATAGCCCGAGCATCAAGAGACCTGGATCCTAAATTTAGTCCGCTCTTATCAAGAGTTGGATATGCCAAGATAGCGGTGGCCTATGATAGCGCCTTTGACTTTTACTATGAAGAAAATTTTAGGGTGTTGAGGAATCTCGGAGCTGAGCTAGTATTTTTTTCTCCGCTAAACAATGAAATCCCTCCTGAAGATACAGACGGGCTCTACATAGGCGGTGGATATCCCGAAGTTTTTGCAAAGAAACTTGCCTATGCCGTCGATGCAAGAGAAAACATAGCTAAGCTGATAAAAAAAGGCGTACCTACACTGGCTGAATGCGGTGGCTATATGTATCTTACAAGAACTATTGTAGGACAGGACGGCATCGAATATCCGGGCGTTGGCATCGTTCCAGCTAAGACCTTTCTTACAGACAAACTTATACTTGGCTACAGGGAGATAGTTTCTAAAACTAGCAACATGCTTCTAAGGCATGGTGAAACTGCAAGAGGCCATGAGTTCCATCGATCTACGATCCAATTCCAAGATAAAGTGGACCATCCATTCGTTCTGAAGTATAAAGACAGGTTTGAAGAAGACGGCTACTACTCAAATAATGTAGTGGCGAGCTATGTGCATATTCATTTTTTGTCCAACATTGCCATTCCGAAGAGATTCGTAGAGGAATGCATACGTTATAGCAAGAAAAGAGAAATTTCTTAA
- a CDS encoding proteasome assembly chaperone family protein, translating to MEKIIVVKYRDVKLKSPILIGGLPGIGNVGKIAADYIVEKLNMVKIYDIFSEYLPPQVFINDDSEIHLVRNSIYYKKMRGKHDLLVLGGDFQGTTQEAQYELSYKMLELAKDMNVSEVYTLGGYSVGKIVERPRVLGAVTDKKLIPELEKNGVIFPKGEPGGGIVGSAGLILGLGMEIFKINGACLMGETSGYFADPKSAMEVLNVLQKQIGIKIDMSDIETRSKQIEQITGKMQEEFQNKQGKEDLGYFG from the coding sequence ATGGAAAAAATAATAGTGGTAAAGTATAGAGACGTCAAATTAAAATCACCAATTCTCATAGGCGGCTTGCCTGGGATAGGTAACGTTGGAAAGATCGCAGCAGATTATATAGTTGAAAAATTAAACATGGTTAAGATCTATGATATTTTCTCTGAGTATCTTCCACCGCAGGTATTCATAAACGATGACAGCGAGATTCACCTTGTTCGAAATTCTATCTATTACAAAAAAATGAGAGGAAAGCACGATCTCCTTGTTCTTGGAGGAGACTTTCAGGGTACAACCCAAGAAGCTCAATATGAACTTTCGTACAAGATGCTAGAACTTGCAAAGGATATGAATGTTAGTGAAGTATACACGCTTGGTGGCTATAGCGTTGGTAAGATTGTGGAAAGACCTAGAGTCCTAGGAGCTGTGACTGACAAAAAACTCATACCGGAACTAGAAAAGAACGGGGTAATATTTCCGAAAGGGGAACCAGGCGGAGGTATAGTTGGCTCAGCCGGGCTAATTCTTGGCCTCGGAATGGAAATATTCAAGATAAATGGCGCGTGTCTCATGGGAGAAACTTCAGGCTATTTTGCCGATCCGAAGAGTGCGATGGAAGTTCTAAACGTCTTACAGAAACAGATTGGAATTAAAATAGACATGTCCGATATTGAAACAAGGAGCAAGCAGATAGAACAGATAACAGGAAAAATGCAGGAAGAGTTCCAGAACAAGCAAGGAAAAGAAGATTTGGGTTACTTTGGATGA
- a CDS encoding RNA-protein complex protein Nop10, translated as MKSLIRKCRKCGRYTMEEICPVCGSQTYIAVPPRFSPVDRFKKYRMEELLEGKYGKNNSGKV; from the coding sequence ATGAAATCTCTCATAAGAAAATGCCGGAAATGTGGTCGCTATACTATGGAGGAGATCTGCCCAGTATGTGGTTCTCAGACCTACATAGCTGTTCCTCCTAGGTTTTCACCGGTAGACAGGTTTAAAAAGTACAGAATGGAAGAGCTATTGGAGGGAAAATATGGAAAAAATAATAGTGGTAAAGTATAG
- a CDS encoding translation initiation factor IF-2 subunit alpha codes for MNIKLLPEVGDLVVVKITEVKNFGANGILEEYPGVEGYIHISEVATGWVKHIRSYLREGQRVVCKVINVNQERKNVDLSLKRVNQHQSREKIAEWKNEQKADKLFEIVCSKLNKDLEACKKEFGVRLVELYGTLFAAFESAAAAEGEWLPDINGDWKDTFVEVAKENITIPEVSVAGYFEAYSLASDGVEKIKEVLTIPPEIGKAELEYVGAPRYRIVVRDKDYKKAEETLKKIVQSVTDKAKKLQVELEFSRQ; via the coding sequence ATGAACATAAAACTGCTCCCAGAGGTAGGCGATCTAGTAGTAGTGAAGATAACAGAGGTTAAGAACTTCGGTGCAAATGGGATACTAGAAGAGTATCCTGGTGTCGAAGGTTACATACATATATCAGAGGTTGCAACTGGTTGGGTAAAACACATAAGAAGCTACCTTAGGGAAGGCCAGCGCGTGGTTTGCAAAGTCATAAATGTAAATCAGGAGAGGAAAAATGTAGACCTCTCTTTGAAGAGAGTTAACCAACATCAAAGCAGGGAAAAGATAGCTGAATGGAAGAACGAACAAAAGGCAGACAAGCTATTCGAAATAGTTTGCTCGAAACTAAACAAGGATCTTGAGGCCTGCAAGAAAGAATTTGGTGTAAGGTTAGTAGAGCTCTATGGTACTCTATTCGCTGCGTTTGAAAGCGCTGCCGCAGCGGAGGGAGAATGGTTACCTGACATAAACGGTGACTGGAAAGACACTTTCGTGGAAGTCGCAAAGGAAAATATAACTATACCTGAAGTTTCAGTGGCGGGTTACTTCGAAGCTTATTCTCTAGCGTCTGATGGTGTTGAAAAGATAAAGGAAGTTCTCACAATACCACCAGAGATCGGAAAGGCAGAACTGGAGTATGTCGGGGCGCCTAGGTATAGGATCGTCGTTAGGGATAAAGACTACAAAAAGGCTGAGGAAACATTAAAGAAAATAGTCCAGAGTGTAACAGATAAGGCTAAAAAGCTACAAGTGGAATTGGAGTTTTCTAGGCAATGA
- a CDS encoding 30S ribosomal protein S27e encodes MSEVKFVKPKNVSGHFLKIKCKDCGNVQVVFARPSSVVTCNICGATIAKPTGGVLETSGEVIESL; translated from the coding sequence ATGAGTGAAGTTAAATTTGTAAAACCAAAAAACGTTAGTGGGCATTTTCTCAAGATAAAGTGCAAGGACTGTGGCAATGTACAGGTTGTCTTCGCACGTCCATCATCCGTTGTGACATGCAATATATGCGGGGCAACAATAGCTAAGCCTACAGGAGGAGTGCTTGAAACATCCGGAGAAGTGATAGAGAGCCTATGA
- a CDS encoding 50S ribosomal protein L44e has protein sequence MKMPKKIVTYCPYCKKHTTHSVERVRKRKASELKAGQRRFRRVTSGYGGFPRPRFEGREKPTKRIALRLVCDECHKAITPPGIRAKKFEIVEA, from the coding sequence TTGAAAATGCCAAAAAAGATAGTTACGTATTGTCCATACTGTAAGAAGCATACAACTCATTCTGTTGAGAGGGTTAGAAAGAGGAAGGCAAGCGAGTTGAAAGCTGGCCAAAGGAGATTCAGGAGGGTAACGTCTGGATATGGAGGTTTTCCAAGGCCGAGATTTGAAGGTAGGGAGAAACCAACTAAGAGAATTGCTCTCCGCCTCGTGTGCGATGAATGCCATAAAGCTATTACACCGCCGGGGATAAGGGCTAAGAAATTCGAGATAGTGGAGGCATAA
- a CDS encoding YunC family protein yields MIEIDTVNLNGKAFQFFRMGLGNAPLLILKGEHGYAMCGYLNLDAAEKLGDTAVRITGIKTLDDMLNGKIVEVTSAASALGIKKGDVLKDVLSKL; encoded by the coding sequence ATGATAGAAATCGATACCGTTAACCTAAATGGAAAAGCGTTCCAGTTTTTCAGAATGGGGCTAGGTAATGCACCACTATTAATATTAAAAGGAGAACATGGATACGCTATGTGCGGGTATCTTAACCTTGATGCAGCAGAAAAACTTGGGGATACTGCAGTACGCATAACCGGCATTAAAACACTTGATGATATGCTAAATGGGAAAATCGTAGAAGTCACCAGTGCAGCATCTGCGTTAGGTATAAAGAAAGGGGATGTACTGAAAGACGTTCTGTCAAAGCTCTAG
- a CDS encoding DUF3198 domain-containing protein → MEKSIRDFQFIIYAALFVISMAVLVIVSNQLIFHNSFLNDAQFNVGDWVYWIFAVSFIAAIMFGYSMWANLRDTSRFESLINSSSKSVFVRNLDELERLAKKLGKGYLIQLENAKEKWKVK, encoded by the coding sequence ATGGAGAAGTCTATCAGGGATTTCCAATTCATCATCTACGCTGCGTTGTTCGTAATTTCTATGGCGGTCTTGGTTATAGTTTCAAATCAGCTGATATTTCATAATTCATTTCTCAACGATGCACAGTTCAACGTCGGCGATTGGGTATATTGGATATTTGCTGTATCTTTTATAGCCGCCATTATGTTTGGATACTCGATGTGGGCAAACTTAAGGGATACCTCAAGGTTCGAATCCCTAATCAACAGCTCAAGTAAAAGCGTTTTCGTACGAAATCTTGATGAATTAGAGAGGCTTGCCAAAAAACTTGGCAAAGGTTATTTGATCCAGCTAGAAAATGCAAAGGAAAAGTGGAAAGTTAAGTAA
- the speE gene encoding polyamine aminopropyltransferase has product MKLIENWFSERYSDNLQLSFRVSDQLLSIKTDYQRIDLFDTYDFGKLLAIDGTVQLTERDEYIYHELITMIPYHMTKNPPQSALVIGGGDGGAARRLLDLGLNKIVNVEIDGQVVEVSKRFFPDLSSAFTDKRVNLIIDDGIKYVRKCNEKFDLVIIDSTDPEGPAEGLFSMEFYSDITKILSDGGVIVSQSGSPFYQPKALKLAYTGMRRLFKDVKVYTGFIPTYPSGFWSFTIASEDAMNPRKPAIKGKYFNEDVLDGVFKLPQFVKDLIT; this is encoded by the coding sequence ATGAAGCTCATTGAAAATTGGTTTTCCGAGCGGTATTCTGATAACTTGCAGCTATCGTTCAGGGTAAGCGATCAGCTCCTCTCCATAAAAACTGACTACCAGAGAATCGATTTATTCGATACATATGACTTTGGTAAGCTTCTAGCCATCGACGGAACGGTCCAGCTAACAGAGAGGGATGAGTACATCTACCACGAACTCATAACTATGATCCCTTACCACATGACAAAGAATCCACCTCAATCGGCCCTTGTAATAGGTGGGGGAGATGGTGGTGCTGCCAGAAGATTGTTAGATCTAGGCCTAAATAAGATCGTCAATGTAGAGATAGATGGCCAGGTCGTCGAAGTTTCGAAACGGTTCTTTCCGGACCTTTCTTCGGCCTTCACCGATAAGAGGGTTAACCTGATCATTGACGACGGCATAAAGTATGTAAGGAAATGTAATGAAAAATTCGATTTGGTTATAATAGATTCAACCGATCCGGAGGGTCCAGCTGAAGGCCTTTTTTCCATGGAATTTTATAGTGATATAACGAAAATACTTAGCGACGGCGGAGTAATAGTATCACAGTCAGGTTCTCCATTTTATCAGCCAAAAGCATTAAAACTAGCTTACACTGGCATGAGGAGGCTCTTTAAGGACGTGAAAGTATATACGGGCTTCATACCCACTTATCCTAGTGGTTTCTGGTCCTTCACGATAGCAAGTGAAGATGCAATGAACCCAAGAAAACCGGCAATAAAGGGAAAGTATTTCAACGAAGATGTCTTGGATGGGGTGTTCAAGTTGCCGCAGTTTGTGAAGGACTTAATTACTTAA
- a CDS encoding deoxyhypusine synthase, with protein sequence MDRKELLSKPVQDLRIDGNTTLSNLMAQFSNIGGFTAAKLYEAHSIISDMFLEDNTTFLSFPADIISTGLRGLINDVVKRKLVDVIITTSGTLDHDIARTFGKYYCGSFNYSDVELREININRLGNVLVPDESYGELIEEKVMEQLEKLYSIKKEWATVDLIKEIGLSINNESSILYNAAKNDIPIFVPGITDGSFGSQLWSFYEQHHDFKINLLEDEHRLSDIIFDAKKTGAIMVGGGISKHHTIWWNQFRDGLDYAVYITTAQEYDGSLSGAKLEEAISWKKVRPNARFVNIYGDATVIMPILMAPFL encoded by the coding sequence ATGGACAGAAAAGAATTACTTAGCAAGCCAGTTCAAGACCTGCGCATTGACGGGAATACAACCCTATCAAATCTTATGGCCCAGTTCTCTAACATAGGTGGCTTTACTGCTGCAAAACTCTATGAAGCCCATTCGATAATTTCTGACATGTTTTTGGAAGATAACACAACCTTCCTTTCGTTCCCTGCCGATATTATATCTACCGGTCTACGCGGCCTAATAAACGATGTTGTGAAGAGGAAACTAGTCGATGTCATAATTACTACTTCTGGAACGCTTGACCATGACATCGCAAGAACATTCGGAAAATATTACTGCGGTTCCTTCAACTACAGCGACGTGGAACTGAGGGAGATCAACATAAATAGGTTGGGAAACGTGCTTGTCCCAGATGAATCATATGGAGAACTCATAGAAGAAAAGGTGATGGAACAGCTCGAGAAGCTCTATTCGATAAAGAAAGAGTGGGCAACGGTCGATCTCATAAAAGAGATCGGGCTTAGCATTAACAACGAATCATCAATACTCTATAATGCTGCAAAGAACGATATCCCAATATTCGTGCCTGGCATAACCGATGGCTCCTTTGGTTCTCAGTTGTGGAGCTTTTACGAACAGCACCACGATTTTAAAATAAATTTGCTCGAGGATGAGCACAGACTTTCCGATATAATATTCGATGCAAAAAAGACGGGTGCAATAATGGTTGGTGGAGGTATATCGAAGCATCACACCATATGGTGGAATCAATTCAGGGATGGTTTGGATTACGCTGTCTACATAACTACTGCACAGGAATATGACGGCTCACTCTCAGGGGCAAAGCTTGAAGAAGCCATATCTTGGAAGAAGGTCAGGCCAAACGCTAGGTTTGTGAATATATATGGAGATGCGACTGTGATTATGCCAATACTCATGGCTCCATTCCTGTAG
- the bcp gene encoding thioredoxin-dependent thiol peroxidase, which produces MELLKVGDQAPDFETVDQSGSKVRLSDFKGQPVVLYFYPKDNTPGCTTEACNFRDNFNSFKEAGIKVIGVSVDSPESHKRFAEKYQLNFTLASDKEKEICKKYGVLGLATAKRVTYIIDRDGKIVYVYPKVTPKDHAVEVMNKIKELGLIPS; this is translated from the coding sequence ATGGAACTGTTAAAGGTTGGTGATCAAGCCCCTGATTTTGAGACTGTTGATCAAAGTGGAAGCAAAGTTAGATTGAGCGACTTTAAGGGACAGCCAGTTGTTCTTTACTTTTACCCTAAGGATAACACTCCTGGATGCACAACGGAAGCCTGCAACTTTAGGGATAACTTTAACTCATTTAAGGAAGCCGGTATCAAGGTTATAGGGGTGAGCGTTGATTCGCCGGAATCACATAAGAGGTTCGCAGAAAAGTATCAGCTCAACTTTACGCTTGCCTCTGACAAAGAAAAGGAAATTTGTAAAAAATATGGTGTGCTAGGTCTTGCAACGGCTAAGAGAGTGACATACATAATAGATCGAGATGGAAAGATCGTCTACGTATATCCAAAAGTCACACCTAAGGATCACGCAGTGGAAGTTATGAACAAAATAAAGGAGCTAGGCCTTATACCATCCTGA
- the rpl12p gene encoding 50S ribosomal protein P1, with product MEYVYGALLLHAAGKEVDEEKLKKVLEDVGVQVDEARLKTLVSGLKDVNIDEVLKNATVAPVAAAPAAPQEKKEEPKKKEEKKKEENKEQEEEEAMSGLSALFG from the coding sequence ATGGAGTATGTATATGGAGCTCTGTTGCTTCACGCAGCAGGCAAAGAAGTAGATGAAGAGAAACTGAAGAAGGTACTAGAGGACGTAGGTGTACAGGTCGATGAGGCAAGACTCAAGACTCTTGTCTCTGGCCTTAAGGATGTCAACATAGATGAAGTACTGAAGAATGCCACAGTGGCTCCTGTAGCTGCTGCACCAGCAGCCCCACAGGAGAAGAAGGAAGAGCCTAAGAAGAAGGAAGAAAAGAAGAAAGAAGAGAACAAAGAGCAGGAAGAAGAAGAGGCAATGTCCGGGCTGAGCGCACTGTTCGGATGA